The DNA segment AACTGGTCGGCAAGGCCCTGTTAAAGGGCGATTTCGACCGGGGAGTCCTGATGTGCGGCACCGGGATCGGCATCTCCATAGCCGCCAACAAGCTGCCCGGCATCAGGGCGGCTCTGTGTCATGATCCTTATTCCGCCCGCATGTCCCGGGAACATAACGATGCTAACATCCTGGCAATGGGAGGCAGGGTTATTGGGCCCGGATTGGCGCAGGAAATCCTGGAGGCCTGGCTGGTTGCCGAATTCAAGGGGGGCAGGCATGCGCTGAGGGTTGGCAAAATTTCGGCCCTGGAGCAAAAGCATTTGGGTACATAAGGGCGGGATTGATCAGTTTTGGGGAGGGGTCCCGGTGGATCT comes from the Syntrophomonadaceae bacterium genome and includes:
- the rpiB gene encoding ribose 5-phosphate isomerase B; amino-acid sequence: MRIALGCDHGGFRLKEHLKVYLEERGIFYHDFGALREDSVDYPDYAELVGKALLKGDFDRGVLMCGTGIGISIAANKLPGIRAALCHDPYSARMSREHNDANILAMGGRVIGPGLAQEILEAWLVAEFKGGRHALRVGKISALEQKHLGT